TCTCCTCTCTGCCACCAGGGCTGCCCAGCCTCTCCTCTCCGCCACCAGCGCCGCCCCGGCTCTCTGCCACCATCGCCGCCCCGAGGCTCGACTCCGGCCAGTCCAGCAAGGTAAGAAATTCTCAATTTCTCCCTCCTTCTCtgttctccctcctcctctgttCTCCCTCCTTCTGTGTTCTTCAACTTCTCTGTTCTTCAACTAAAGTGGTTCATGGATTCATCCGATTGGACCTACCAGTTCCAAAATCGCTGAGTTTCTTGCTTTGTTTCATTCATGAAGTCTCAGTTTAATTATTGCATGTATTACACTATGCTACCAGCCTTTGTGCCTGATTGTTTTTACACTTTTGTATGAGACATTGAGAGTTTGAGACTATGTGGTATGTGCTATGTGGCTGGCTATGTTCCTCATTTGATTTCTTGGAAATTATGTATGAGAATAATGAGACAAATAACTTATTGTGTGCACTGTTATTCATATTGTCATGAGATTATGCTGttttttatcttttatttGCAGTATTTAGTTAAAAACATATCAttttatatattaaaaaaccAGACCGGTTCAACCGGTGAACCGGCGGTTCGACCGGAAAAACCGGAACCGAGAGCCTCACCGGTTCGGTCACCGGTCCGGTTTTTAAAACTAGGGATGAAAGGTGTGGCTATTATCGGGGCCGTATGCCCTTACCGCGCACCACCGCCCAACATCTAAATCCGGAGGCCACGAAGGCAGGTCAAGCTAACTTCCAGCATGTGCCGTATGCGCACGCTCCAAAATTAGCAGCCACCGTCTTGGGCCAACCCATCTTCAAGACGTAGAGTGACGCATTAACGGCGATGCAAAGTAGAGCCAGACGAGCAAGTGCTCAGCCGCCGACCTAAACCTCTCACCTGCAAATCTAAATTTCCCCAAACTGCGCTGCAAAGAGGGAGAGCGACACTGtcaatgccgccgccgcccagtcCGAGGACTTTGGGTTTTCACCCAGGAACCTAGAGCGAGGGTGGTGCAGGAGTACCTCGAAAACGCTTCATAGAAGGAGAGACGTCCAAGGACGTCACCGTTGTCGTGCTTGCCCGACCAAGGGTTTCCCCTGATATCAAACCCGCATCATTGACACAACGTCTTCTCCGAAGTCGATGAAGCGCCGACTTAGAATCGGTGGTGAAGAGGACCGCAGCTGCAACAAATAGTGGCCGCACCCACCGCAGTCGCATCGGGCCGGCTTCGCCGCCTCCAAGGACGTGGCCTGGCAGACCGCAACCATGCCACAgccagctccgccgcctccatgcgGCCCGAGAAGTCCGAAATCGCCTCCAAGACTTGGCCAGGGCTGACCGCCGGTGCTGCCAGGCGAAGCCAGGACACCGCGACAAGGACTGCCGCTGGATCTGGCCCGCACCGCCGCTAGGAGGAGAGACATCATCATGCTATGCGAGCCTgcgacggcgagggaggaggagcgtcGAGATTTTTGGGTTTTTTGGTTCGGGGGATGGGGGAGAGAGCTTCGGGCATGGCAAGTCCCGTCACCACTACCACAGGCGTCGGACCGTTCCCTCGTGAACTCATGAATAGTATGCTAGTTTTTTGTCCAGTTTATTGTGACTACCCATGGTGCCTTTATGTATTAAGCATGGGTTACAAGTGTTCGACTCCAACACCTAACGTAGTGAAGTTAGAGTCCAACTGTAACCTTAAACATTTTCAAGAAGGCATAGTTCAGCGGTACGGTTGTTCTTTAATTTCAATTTCCGAGGAAAATAAGATAGAGCATCCTACTGTGGATCAATCAAAAAAGTGtgtacaaaaacaaaaaattagggCCATCACCATCATCATGCCCGATGTCAATGACTACTTCGATATTGTTGaagtgtataagtggattgcctagcTCTTTCCATGAGattggtcttttggttgcgttggctaatGCATGAAGCTTGACATAGTATCAAAACCAAAGGTCTCAAGTTCAAGTCCTGACTTTCACAATTTATATTAAAAATTGATGTTACCCCCTCCGTCCATGTATTTGCCTCTTGAGCCTCAATATCTCTGAGTTTacacttgttgacttgtcttctcACTCACACGTGGGAAGGGGTGTTGAAGTGTATAAGTAGATTGTCTAGCCCTTTCAAGCGCCGTCGTCTCGATCATCCCTATGGTCAAGGGGTGAGGAGTACATGTGAACCTCGATCGGCAAAAGGTTGAAACCTTAGAGCCAACAGTGGTCATGTTGCTAGCCACCATCCCATTGCACTCCTCCTAGCTCCTCTTGCTTACCGCTTTGCATTCTCTCTTATGGGACGGTCTCGTATGCATTGTTCCCTATATCAAATCGAAGTTCTCAAATTTGATTGTGGGAGCGTCTACTGCATAAACAACATAAAACTTTGTTTTGTTCCGGTTAATTTCCACCATTAGATGGGTTATATTTCACAGGTTCTAGTTGGACATATATGGTTTTTGTGCAATCTTGACTTTAAAATGTGTCTTGTGGCAGTTACAAATTCTTGGAGCCTAGATTTGCAcatactgtttttttttaaatttcgAGTTCAAAGTTTGCAATAAACATTTTGCACATTTTGGAGTCTGAAATTGCACATGTTTTGTTCAATTGAGTTGCTGCACATTTTGGAGCCTGAAATTGCACCCCCtgttttttgcaattttgagtttaaaatttgaaatttagTCATTGCACATCTTGGAGTCTGGAAtggaacaattttttttttttgcaattagGAGTTTAGAAGTGTGTAATTGGTAGGTTGCACGTTTTTAGATATGAAATGCACATAAGTTTTTGTGCATTTTAGGTACAAAAACGAAGCTTAAAAGTACACATATGTTTGCGCACTTTTGGGTCTCCAAATGCAAGCAATTAGGACTACGTCATTACTCAGTGTTGACGAGGGAAGGGAGAGGTGGAAGGCGTGAACGGGAACGAAGGAATCGACGGtgctctaattttttttcaatcaatTGCCATAGACGTAATTAGGCTAATCCGAGAATTCTAGAGTGAATTGAAGGACAGAACGACAGACACCTGTTACTAGTCTAAATCAGTTCCCAAATAGTAGGAGACAAACAACTGTTACTGGTCCGCAACaatctatctattatatactaaaagcgaTATGAGGGGTACGCAGTGAAGGCttcacgttgatccacatcacttCAATTATTATGACCGTTGGATCTGAGATCTAAGCATCGTAGTAATCGTTTTAGATTACCTACGTTTACGTTccaaacgttgcagccacgaCCAATGTTTTCCATTACGTACGTTTACCTCCAAACGTCGCAATCCAAGACCCATTGACCGATTCAGCTATATGGCGATTCGCGGACGTGGCCCAGCCTAATTATtccaatttctctttttttcatcCAGGTCTAATCGAGTCGGCCCACATTAACAAATATTGATATTAATACTCCTTCCATTTTTTAATATACTAGATTTCCTAAATCTAACGCTATATCCAATTAACGTTTACGGACTGCATGAGCATAGGAGTCACTAACACATGTATGAAATAATAACTGAACTAAAACATGTTTACCATTCTTCTAAacatatacggagtattaatTTTTTAATAAGCATGGACAACGGGAAGCATCATACATCTAAAAGGATTTTCTCTATGCATAAGATACCTAAAAAACACAATAATATAACATATACGGCTTACAATTATATCCAAGATAATagtccctccgattcataataagtttATCAGATTTTGTACGAAGTTGTACGAAATCTGACATTTATTATATCCAAGGGAGTATAAAAATAAACAGCCCGCGCAAATCGCTGGCCACCATGCTAGTTAACAGTTAATAACGACAAAGAAATTAGGACAAGATTGTCCGCACTTCAAAATACTTGCAACACAGAAGCAATGGATGTTCTTCTCTGTTTACGTACTAGCTGGTCAATGCTGCATCTGATTGCACTGCTAAACCAGTCCCCTTCATGCCTTCCCTGCATCTCTCAGTCCCTGCTCCTTCTCTGTGAGAAACTCCATGAGCCCGTGGAGCGCGACACCAGCGTCCTCATCCCGCAGCAGCATCTCGGACACCTCGGCCGGCGTCACCTCCACCTTGGCAAGCAGTTCTTCTATCTCCGGGAACAGCAGATGGTCGTCGATGAGGAAGTAGTTCCGGGCCAGCGTCTTGAATGCCTCCCAGCAGCAGTAGCCCATGTAGACGTGCATGTCCATTCGGCCCGGCCGCAGCAGCGCCGGATCGAGGCGGTCCTTGTAGTTGGTGGTGAAGATGAtgacgcgctcctcgccgctCGTGGACCACAGCCCGTCGATGAAGTTGAGCAGCCCGGACACTGTTatgctcggcggcggctgcagagCTCCCAGTATTCAGATATCAAAGACGGGATGGTCACAAATCAAGATCGACGCTTCTTTTTAGTAGTTACTATGCAGAAGATAGAGTGCTACGCAGCTTACCGTGCTTGCGCAATCTTCAGTGTCATTGTCGACATCGGCCTGCCCATCCTTGGTCAGAGCCGCCTTGCGCTCCTTGCCGTCTTCCCTGGACGCGGCGTTGAAGCAGCAGTCGATGTCTTCGATGACGAGGATGGACTTGTTGGGCATGCCGATGAGCAGCCTCTGCAGAATCGAGTTGTGGCTCACCTCGGAGAGGTCAAGGTCGTAGAGGTTGAAGCGGAGGTAGTTTGCCATGGCGGTAACCAGGCTGGACTTGCCGGTGCCGGGCGAGCCGAAGAGCAGGTAGCCGCGCTTCCACGCCTTGCCGATCCGGCGGTAGTAGTCCTTGCGCTTCAGGAAGCGGTCGAGGTCAGCGAGGACGGCCTGCTTGACGGCCGGTTCCATGGCGAGCGTGTCGAACGTGGccgggtggtggtggctgaTGCCGCGCCAGGACGTGCTCTCGTTCATGAAGATTTTGAGCTTGCGTTCCCGGCGCCGCGCCTGCGTCACCTCGGCCGAGATGAAGGGCACGTACGTGCCCAGGGCCAGGTCCGTGTGCTCCGCGTCGAAGCTGAGCTCCAGCGAGTCCGCCGACTCGTGGCGGCCGTCCCCCGAGACGACGGACGCCCACGTGAAGCGGACGCCCTCGAAGACGTCGTCCATGGACTGGCCGCGCTCCATGGACATGACCTTGCTTGGGCCCTTTCCGCtgaggcagcagcggcgcaTGGTCCGCGGGTCGAGCCTGGTGGCGAGGTAGGCGTGCGCGTCGTCGTAGAGCGCGTTGGACTCGACGACGCAGTTGAGGCCGCGGCGCTCGTCGAAACGCCTGACGACGACGGTGCGGCGCTCGGCGGGGCGGGGCTCGAGCCGGGCGCGGAGGAGCGAGGCGCCCCAGGTGACCGCGGCGCGCAGGTCGTGCGGGAGGAGCTCCCGCGCCACGCCACGCGCCAGCACGGCGTACGCGGTCAccgacgccgccgtggccaCCGCCTTCTTGTACGTGTCCACCAGCTTGCCGTAGGACGGCGCAGCCTGGGGCGGGGGATTCATTGACGGACGCCGCCAAGAACCAAGCGGAAGCTATGCAAGGTTGTGTAGTACTGTAGTGTAGGCGTAGCAGATGACCGGCGCGTGTAGCTTCGCGGATGTGTGTGTTTATTTGACCGTTCTGTCGTCTATTCGATTTGGACTCGTCAAATTACTGCTCCAATTTACGGTGCGACGCAGCGCTACAGCTGTAAAAACAGAACAAGAGTTGAACCGAGGACAAGAATGGGAAAGATAGTACAGGCCAGGTTGATGGCGGAGTACTTTTGCAGGCTTCCAGAGTTCCCGTTTGGTGATAGCCTCCTAGAGTCCTGGTGCTCCCTTTGTCTCGCAGTCTCAGGCTCTCAGCTTTCGTGGCCTATGGGCTATGGCCTGCTGCAGCGTACGAGCTGCCTGCGTACAGCCCGACGGTGCCGTGCAGCTAGCATAGGTGTTGTATGTTGCTTGTGGCAGAGCGAAAGCAAAAGGCTTTCAATCTTGTCTTGTTGCAGAACGGAGGCATTGATGAGCACGTCGGGTCAAGAAGCCCAGCTCTCTTTCTCGCTCCGGGCCTCTCAAGATCTCTATCGTCGTTGTCTTGGACAGCATGATCACTGTAAATTTCGGAGGAGGTGATCAGCGCTCAATTGTACTCATACATACAATGCAGTGTTATAAGGATCAAAATATGGAAATCTTCTACTCGATCTAGGTATGAAGGGCTCATTCCATTCGAAGAATTCTCAAAGGATCTTTAGAGGATTTCAACTCTTCGAATTTTTTCCTATCTTCACCATTCGTTTCATAGGAACAGAGGTGCTACATTCTTCAAGGATTATGATCAAATTGACCTAACTTTTAAAGATCTAAACATTATATGAGATGTcattgaaaaaaatattctaaGAATTAGTGTATGCATGACATTTcaattctctttttttcctattGCCGTGATTTCAAAATCCTGTGAACCGAATAAGACCGAACCATTCATCACATCATAGAAAACAACAaagtttcttttgttttagaTTTCTGACAAACTGTTTACTATTGATTTTTTAGGTTAGACTTTTAATCCATTTCATTTAGGCACTGTAACCTCTTAAAATATTCCGTCCTAGGCCCGCAGTTAGAATTGGTCCACAGCAATGAAAtagtaagttttttttacttcGAATATAAGTAAATGGGTAATTATATTAGGTCTTAGAATAATATCGTTTTAATTTTGGTATTGCCTTTTCGATACTGCAGCACATTAAGTGTGGTCCATTCTCACATGGATCTACTTATTGTATGATTAGATCATCAACCTGCTTAGCATAAATTAGCTTAGTGTTTAATTGGGCTCATATCTCGAAAATTTCAGGTAAGATCCAAGGGTACACTAGTCTGATCTAGGTCAAAAAAACTCCTCTCGTCAAAATAAGCTTCGTATTGCAATTGGATTGAGGAGATGAGCGACGGGAGAAGGAGGAAAGGGACataagagggggagggggggagggggatAAAGGAGGGTTGAGCTGGTTGATCGTTCGAGATCATGGGGAGGCAGCTCCGACACAGGGACGGGGAATGACGTCCCTTCAGACTTAACACACAATTAACCGTGTGCTGCGCACATCGAATTGTCATCGTCGATAATTGATCTTGGTGGGGACAAATGTCAACAAAAATGTGAAAGAGAAATATAGTTTGTACGGTTGTGTGGAAGACAAAGGGAAGACATCAATGCTGTGAcagtgggagaggagagggagacggTTGAACCCTTAATCTCATGTAGTCTCTAGTGTCCACCTAAATGTTCAGGAATTCTTTATCCTAAATAACTATGATTAGAACTTGATTAAACACACAGTCTCTTTCAAAACATCATTTCTCTTCTGATACttcattggcgccgaccttgCACTAAGCGGCACCTCCGTCAACGGCTTCATTCAACGCCCAACGTTCATGACCAATGTGGCACCCTAACCTCCATCACAGCGAGGGGGCTTGGCACCACCCACGAGGGCGCCGAGCTAAGACTTAGTGGTTTTTTGCCATCCTATTCTGATGATCGTTGGTTTTCCTAAATTTTCATAGGACGCCGCCACCGATCATAGCCTCTGAGAACAACCTGGGCCACCCTCCAATTTAAGATGTTCCAACACTAATGCAAGAAAGAGCTCCATCGATTTCTTGTATTGTGGTCTTTGTAGCATAGCTCATAACCGCAAGCCATACGCAAGAGCAATACTTGCATAAATGATTGAATTTATTTCCTTAGTAAGCACAAAGTAAGTGCAAAAACCGGAGGTTTTGTAAAGGCATCCGCAAAGACTGAGTCTTGATTGACCCTTATTTGAAATGAAAAGTTGGACTTTTAACACAAGAATCATCTAAGAGTCAGCTAAAACGTTAACATTTTTACTAGTATACACCATCTCATTTAATGATAAGATATTTTACCGTCAACTACTATTGTTGATGTCCTAAAGGTCTTAATGAAACGAAACACATGTTAGCTTTAAGGTCCAAAACAGACCGCACCAAGAAATGATTTTATTTACATGAGTTTGCAGGACTTTCAAAGTCATGTACGGAATATACGAAATGATAACAATAACTACACACGTGACACGTTATATAGAGACAGAGAACTGAGTGTGCACCCGAAAATAACTAATTCCATCTCCTTCCCCAAGGCCCAAAGAACTCTACCGCGAATTAGAAAGAAGATCTTATTCATACATTCGAACAAGAACGAAATCATCTATCAAGCGAAGCATCAGTACTAGAAATAACGACGACATTCCCAAAATAAACAGTGCCTTCATAACAACGCGTCCAGAAAACGATCAGGGGAGCATCCGCAGGACCTCAACTACGATTCAGCGTTACAACAATGCAAGAcatttgcaaaacaaaacagcaGTGGTTCATGTTCATCCGATTCCCATGGTAGCTACTAGCTAGTTCTTGAAGTGAGCTATGATTGAGTTATCCCCCTTCAGCCTTCATGCCTTCCCTGGATCTTAATTAGTACTTCTCTTGATGAACGTTCATGCCTGGATTTCACAGATCTCTCTCTGTTGCTTCTTCTCTTTGAGGAACTCCCCGAGACCCCGGAACGCGACATCGGGGTCATTGCTCCTCAGCAGCATCTCGGACACCTCGGCCGGCGtcacctccaccgccgcgaGCAGTTGTTGTATCTCCGTGAACAGAGGATGGTCGTCGACGGCGAAGTAGTTCCGGGCCAACGTCTTGAACGCCTCCCAGCAGCAGAATCCCATGTAGACGTGCATGTCCATGCGCCCCGGCCGCAGCAGCGCCGGGTCGAGGCGGTCCTTGTAGTTGGTGGTGAAGACGATGATCCGCTCCTGGCCGCTGGTCGACCACAGCCCGTCGATGAAGTTGAGAAGCCCGGACAGCGTTACGtcctgctgttgctgctttgGTCccgggaggcaggaggaggaggatttgcccggcggggcggcgtcgtcgtcgtcggaatCACCGGCGTCGGCCGGCACCGGCATCTTCTTAGCAGAGTCCCTGGAAGACTTGGCGTCGAAGCAGCAATCGATGTCCTCGATGACGAGGATGGACCTGTCAGACATGCTGACGAGCAGCCACAGCAGCGTGGAGTTGCGCGCGCTGGAGAGGTCGAGGTCGTAGAGGTTGTACCGGAGGTGgttggccatggcggccacgaGGCTGGACTTGCCGGTGCCGGGCGGGCCGTAGAGCAGGTACCCGCGCTTCCACGCCTTGCCGATCCGCCGGTAGTGGTCCCTCCTGTCGGCGAAGAGGTCGAGGTCGGCGACGATGGACCGCTTGagcgccgggtccatagcGAGCGTGTCGAACGTGGCCGGGTGGTGATGCTGCAGCCTGTACCAGGAGCCCCCCTCGTTCATGCAGATCTGGAGCGACCGCTCCCGCTGCCTCGTCTCC
This is a stretch of genomic DNA from Brachypodium distachyon strain Bd21 chromosome 1, Brachypodium_distachyon_v3.0, whole genome shotgun sequence. It encodes these proteins:
- the LOC100833220 gene encoding AAA-ATPase At3g50940, whose translation is MNPPPQAAPSYGKLVDTYKKAVATAASVTAYAVLARGVARELLPHDLRAAVTWGASLLRARLEPRPAERRTVVVRRFDERRGLNCVVESNALYDDAHAYLATRLDPRTMRRCCLSGKGPSKVMSMERGQSMDDVFEGVRFTWASVVSGDGRHESADSLELSFDAEHTDLALGTYVPFISAEVTQARRRERKLKIFMNESTSWRGISHHHPATFDTLAMEPAVKQAVLADLDRFLKRKDYYRRIGKAWKRGYLLFGSPGTGKSSLVTAMANYLRFNLYDLDLSEVSHNSILQRLLIGMPNKSILVIEDIDCCFNAASREDGKERKAALTKDGQADVDNDTEDCASTPPPSITVSGLLNFIDGLWSTSGEERVIIFTTNYKDRLDPALLRPGRMDMHVYMGYCCWEAFKTLARNYFLIDDHLLFPEIEELLAKVEVTPAEVSEMLLRDEDAGVALHGLMEFLTEKEQGLRDAGKA
- the LOC100833531 gene encoding AAA-ATPase At3g50940; protein product: MEELAPGSSSSAYGGKATDAYRKALSTAASAAAYAVLARSMARELLPDEVRAAAAWGASVVRARFGWGGKERRTLVVRSQSTRPGGSGSEENLFLDAARTYLSSRLDLRAMRRLGITLCKAALDDGPRSWRRRLFIEPGDSTVDVFHGVEFTWTSVDTNKGREGGQKKVVQDGDRELVLHLSFDAEHTDMAMERYVPFVMASAEETRQRERSLQICMNEGGSWYRLQHHHPATFDTLAMDPALKRSIVADLDLFADRRDHYRRIGKAWKRGYLLYGPPGTGKSSLVAAMANHLRYNLYDLDLSSARNSTLLWLLVSMSDRSILVIEDIDCCFDAKSSRDSAKKMPVPADAGDSDDDDAAPPGKSSSSCLPGPKQQQQDVTLSGLLNFIDGLWSTSGQERIIVFTTNYKDRLDPALLRPGRMDMHVYMGFCCWEAFKTLARNYFAVDDHPLFTEIQQLLAAVEVTPAEVSEMLLRSNDPDVAFRGLGEFLKEKKQQREICEIQA